GTGCGGACTCACCGGTCTCGCGGCGCTTCTCGTGTGCTGTCTCCTCAGGCAATTGCAACTCCTGTTGTGTTAGCGAATTTCGTGTGCCATCATCATCGTAATGCGACATGGGTTGCATTTGTGTGGAGGAGGATGATTGCCCACTCAGATCTCGTTGCGCGACCTCACCAAGTCCTACGGGGACCGGCTGCTGCTCGACGGTGTCTCTTTGTCGATACGCCCCGGCGAACGCATCGGGATCGTGGGGGAGAACGGCGCCGGAAAGTCGACCCTGCTGCGCATCCTCGCCGGATTCGAGCAGCCCGATGAGGGGCAGGCGGTGGTCCGTGCCGACGGCGGCATCGGCTACCTCGGCCAGACCCCCGGCCTCCCGCCGGACCACACCGTCCAGGACGTGATGGACGCCGCCCTGGCCGACCTCAGGGAGATGGAGCGTCGGCTGCGGTCGCTGGAGAGCGGGCTCGGCCATGCCACCCCGGGCAGGCTGGAGGAGTACGGCGAGCTGCTCACCGTCTTCGAGCTGCGCGGCGGCTACGAAGCCGATGCCCGCATCGAGAAGGCACTGCACGTCCTGGGGCTGGCACGGCTGGCCCACGACCGGCCCCTCGGCGGCCTCTCCGGCGGCGAGCAGGCCCGGCTGGGCCTGGCCTGCCTGATTGCCGCCGCCCCTGAGGTCATGCTCCTCGATGAGCCCACCAACCACCTCGACGCCGAAGCCCTCGACTGGCTGGAAGATGCCCTGCTCGCCCACCGGGGCACCGTCCTCGCCGTCTCGCACGACCGGCTCTTCCTCCAGCGGACGGCGACCGCGATCGTCGAGGTGGACGCCGACCGCCGGAGCCTCGTCCGCTACGGCGGCGGTTACGGCACTTTCGTCGCCACCAAGGCCGCCGCCCGCCGGCGCTGGGAGCAGGACCATGCCGGGTGGTCCGAACGGATCGCGCAGCTCACCGACTTCGCCGCGGGCGGGGCACACAGCGTCGCCCGGGGCCGGGCCATCAAGGACGGCAACAAGATGGCGTACGACCGGGACAAGGGTCGCGTCCAGTCATCCGTGTCCAGCCGCGTGCGTCATGCCCGGGAGCGACTGCAAAGGCTCCGGGAGAATCCGGTCGCCAGACCGCCCGAGCCGCTCCGCTTCCGGGCGGCACCGGGAATCGGCGAGGCCGAGGGCACCCTCGTGCGCCTCGAAGGGGTGCGGGTCGCGGACCGGCTCGCGGTGGACTCCCTCACTGTCTCCGCCGGTGACCGCCTGCTGATCCACGGTGCCAACGGCGCGGGCAAGAGCACGCTGCTCCGTGTCCTGGCGGGGGTCGTCCCGCTGGACCGCGGGACGGTGCAGCGACGAGGGCGGATCGGCTTCCTTGCTCAGGAAATACCGGTCTCCCGTCCCGCCGAGCCACTGCTCGCCGCGTTCCGCCGCGGTCTGGCCGGGAGCACCGAGGAGCTGACCGCCCTGCTGCTCTCGTTCGGCCTGTTCCGCGAAGGTGACCTCCATGTGCCTGTCGGGGCGCTCTCGGCAGGTCAGCGGCGCCGGCTCGCGCTGGCCCGGCTGCTGGCCCGCCCCGCGGACGTTCTCCTGCTCGACGAGCCGACCAACCATCTGGCGCTCGCCCTCGTCGAAGAGCTCGAAGCGGCACTCTCGGCATGGCCCGGCGCCCTGGTCGTCGTCTCCCACGACCGCCTGTTGCGACGACGCTTCGGCGGCCGCCCCTACGAGATACGCGACGGCCGCCCGGCCCTGGTCACACACTGACCGGCCCCGGCGGCCGGTCACCACGCCGTACCCGTGGGGGCCCGCCTCGGTCCGTGAGAAGCGAACGGGAAGGACGGCGCCGGCCTCGCCGGGGGCGGTGGACCGTCTTGATGCGCTGGTCAGGCCCTCACGTCGGCCGGTAGCGGAGCGGACACGGGGCAGGGGCGGCCGGCAGAAGCAGTCGATGACGACGCAAGGAACAACGCACGGCACAACGGAGGGAACGGGGTGCGAGGACAACGCCGTGATGACAGCCGCGTGCGGCATGTACAAAGCAGGAGATTTAGGCTGGCGGCATGGCCCGGCCCCGTCGCATCGTCCTCATCCGCCATGGAGAGTCGGTGGGGAATGTCGACGACACCGTGTACGAGCGGGAGCCCGATCATGCGCTCGCGCTCACCAAGACCGGGCTGTGGCAGGCGAAGGAAGCCGGTGGCCCGGTGCGCGAGATGTTCGGCGACGAGCGGATCTCCGCCTATGTCTCGCCCTACCGCCGCACCCACCAGACCTTCCGGGAACTGGGCCTCGATCCGGCCAGGGTCCGGGTGCGCGAGGAGCCCCGGCTGCGCGAGCAGGACTGGGGGAACTGGCAGGACCGCGACGACGTGCGACGGCAGAAGGCCTACCGTGACGCCTACGGCCACTTCTTCTACCGCTTCGCCCAGGGCGAGTCCGGAGCAGATGTCTACGACCGGGTCGGGGCGTTCCTGGAGAGCCTGTGGCGCAGCTTCGAGGACCCTAACCACCCGCCGAACGTCCTCATCGTCACGCACGGTCTCACCATGCGGCTGTTCTGTATGCGGTGGTTCCACTGGACGGTGGCCGATTTCGAGTCACTGTCCAATCCCGGCAATGCGGAATGGCGCACCCTGCTGCTCGGCCCGGACGGCCGATACGCCCTCGACCGGCCCTTCGAGCGCTGGTGTGAACCCGAGCCTTATGGCGCCACCGGTTAGAGTGCACAGCGATGACCCCCGACCACCGTGACGCAGACCGCTGTGCGCGGGCTCTGGCGAGCCTGCGCGGCCTCGCCGTGGGTGATGCCCTCGGATCCCAGTTCTTCGTCCCCGCCCATTACCCCTCCCTCAAGCGCCGCGAGCTGCCTCCCGCCCCCTGGCAGTGGACCGACGACACCGAGATGGCCTGCTCGGTCCTTGCGGTGCTCACCGCCCATGGCCGGATCGACCAGGACGACCTCGCCCGCTCCTTCGCCCACCGCCATGACTTCGACCGTGGCTACGGACCGGCCGTCAACCGCATGCTGCGGCTGATCCGCGAGGGCGGCGACTGGCGTGAACTGGCCTCCGGACTCTTCAACGGTCAGGGCTCGTGGGGCAACGGCGCCGCCATGCGCATCGCTCCCCTCGGTGCCTGGTATGCCGACGACCCCGAGCAGGCCACCCACCAGGCGGAGATCTCCGCCTACACCACCCACCAGCATCGCGAGGCCGTCGTCGGTGCCATGGCCGTGGCCGCCGCGGCCGCCCTGGTGGCCGACCCGACCCGCGACACCGGCCCCGAACAGCTGCTGGACGGCGTGCTGGAGCTGATCCCGCGCAGCGCCGTACAGGCCGGACTGCGCCGGGCCCGCGACATGCTCGACTACGCCGACTCCTCCACCGTCGCCGCCGTCCTGGGGTGCGGACGACGCACCAGTGCCCACGACACCGTGCCCTTCACCCTCTGGGCAGCGGCCCGGCATCTCGGCAACTATGAGCGGGCGTTTTGGACCACGGCTCAGGCGGGCGGCGACGTCGACACCACCTGCGCCATCGTCGGCGGCATCGTCGCCGCCGGTCGCGCGGGCAGCCCGCCCGAGGCATGGCTGGACGGCACCGAGCCCCTCCCGTCCTGGGCTCCAGCCCTCGCCGGCTGACCGCAGTCGTCCGTCTCACCCGCTGCCCTCCCCGCCCGCCGTGTCTCGGCCGCGTCCGTCCGCTTCCGTCTTCCCGGCATCCTTCAACGGGCGGCACCGGGCAGCGACTTGACCGGGTACGGTCCGCGCGGGGCAAGGTGACGGCGGCGCCCGGTTCCGGCCTCGCGCGGTCTCGGCCTGCCTCCGCATACCCATCGGTAGCGGAACCGGCCGGTCCCGTTGGCGTCCCGCTCACACGGTCGCCGACGCCGTTGGCCACCAGGTGGGGATCCGGTGCGGACGGCTGAGCCGAATAGGCGTAACCTTGCTGGCGCCATGCCGTACGAGCCCCCCACCCATTCCGTCGAGCGATCATTGCGCGCCACGACGGGCGCCAAGATCGTTGCAGGTATCGACGAGGTCGGGCGCGGAGCGTGGGCCGGTCCGGTCAGCGTCTGCGCGGCCATCACCGGCCTGCGCAGGCCGCCCGACGGCCTCACCGATTCCAAGCTGCTGACCCCCAAGCGCCGCACCGAACTGTGCGAGGTGCTCGGCGCATGGGTCACGTCGTATGCCCTGGGGCACTCCTCGTCGGAGGAGATCGACGAGCTGGGCATGACCGCGGCTCTGCGGCTCGCGGCCATACGCGCCCTGGAGGCGCTGCCGGTCCGGCCGGACGCGATCATTCTCGACGGCAAGCACAACTACCTGGGCGCGCCATGGCGGGTCCGCACGGTCATCAAGGGTGACCAGTCCTGCATCGCGGTCGCCGCCGCGTCCGTGATCGCCAAGGTGCGGCGCGACGCGATGATGGCCGAACTGGGCCTGGTGTACGCCGACTTCGACTTCGCGGCCAACGCAGGCTATCCCTCGCCGACCCATCGCATCGCCCTGGAGGAGTACGGTCCTACGCCGCACCACCGAGTGTCGTGGTCCTACATGGACGCCCTGCCCCGGTGGCGGCATCTGAAGAAGGTGCGCATCACCCCCGAAGCAGCCGCTCTGGAAGCCGGTGGCCAACTCGGCTTCGATTTCTGAGCGGTGCGGACATCAATTCGGTACCCGATGACATGTTCCGCACTTACGTTTGATAGACATCCCTTTATGCCTCTCTTCCCCGAGGAGCCTCAGATTCACGAGAGTGTCCCGGGTCCCCGCGCAACTCCGGCCGCCGGCCGTACCGCGCCGACCCCCCGTCCTGTTCCTGGTCCCGGTCCCCGCCCCGCTCCGCCGCGTGGCGCTCCCGCGTCCAGTGTCCGTCCGGGCAAGCCCGGACCTGCTGCCCCGCCGCGTGGGCCTGTCGCCGCTCCGCCGGCGCAGCGCACCAGCTCCCCGCCGCCGTCCGCCGGCAAGACCGGCACTGCCGCGGGAGCGCAGCTCCAGCTGATCCCGGCACCCGTCGACGGCGCCATCGACGCCGCCGACGAGGCCGTCGACCTGCTGCTGGACTCCGGGCGTGCGCCGAGCGACATCCTGGTGCTGACCACCGGTGAAACGCACCCGTGGGCAGCCCATGAACTGTCCTTCGGCGAGGCGTCCTACTGGGCCCAACACGACGCCGCGGACGACGTGTTCTACGCGGACGCGGGCGCCGAGCGTGCCACTGGCCGGCCCGTTGTCGTCGTCGCCGTCAACGGCGGTACGGACGAGGTCACCGCGCAGGCACTGCCCGCGGCGATGGCCCGTGCGGGAGCGTTGCTGATCGTCTGTGGTGACCCGCAGCGGATCAACACCGTTCTCGGTACGGCCGCCTGACCGCTGCCGGTTCGCAACAGCCCGTCGGCCCTGGTGGCCGTCGGGCTCGCTTGCGCTCCTGCTGGCTTGCGCTCCTGGAAGGGCCTCGATCGGGCTCCCGCACGGACCTTGCCCGCGCTCATGCACGGACGAGGTTCGGGCACCGGGTGCTTCGGGCGGGGGCACGGCTTCTGCGGGCGGTTTGGGCACTGGTCGGAGCGGCCTGCCCGTGTGCCGGCCGGAACGCTGAGTAGCTGGAACGCCGAGTCGGCTGGTCGGCATGTGCCGTAGCGCCGAGCGGGGTGGCCCCGCATCATCTGCCGGTGCCGGAAGCCGGGCGCACATCCGCCCGGTCGTTCAGCGGGCTGCCGTGCGCCGATGGGCTTCCGGGGCGCCGCCTCCCGTGCGCCGTGGCGCCGACCGGTGCTGAGTCACGGGAACAGCCGCGGCCGTACGTGGCGAATCCGGACGTGCCGCCGTGGTGCGATGCGTCTCCATGCGTCCGGCACCCGTGCGGCGCGATGCGGTGACCGGCTTGTCCACGGAGGACGTTTTCGGGCGGCGCCCGCCCCGGCCCTCTCCCAGTACCTGCCAGCGGTCCGGGGTCAAGGTGATGTACGCCCCGCAGCGGAGCCCGTGCAGGGTGCAGGCGTCGCGCAGCCCCCACATCCATGCCCCGTCCGTCTCCGTCCAACGGGGCTCGCCCTCACGGCAGTAGAGCAGCACCGCGGTCCGGACCGGGGCGCGCAGCCGCAGGTCGTGCGGGATGACCCGGCGCAGATGCGCCAGCAGTACATTGCGGAACTCCCAGCCATCGGGAGCGGCCGTGCGCTCGGTGAACGAGGCGCTGGCCGTCACCCGCTCGTGCGTGTCGAGCACCGCGACGACGGCCGTCGACGGCACCGGCCGATGACGGTCGTGCAGGCCGGCGACGACCTCACGGGGATTGCGCAGCAACGGGATACCGGCCGAGGCCCATTCGGCGGGCTCCAGCATCCGTCCCAGTCGGGCGGCGGGGTCGGCGGACGCGGGCGGGGGCACCTGCTGGGGCGGGGCGAAGCCGAAGGTCACGTTCCTCCCATCGTCTACGCGTCCGCACGTCGGGCGGCGGCCGGGCGCGGGAGCGCACCACGACATGGCCCTGCCTGACCACGGACGGCCGGTATGGGGAAGCAGCTCTAATTCTCGCGGTCGTACAGGCATGCGGCAACGGGCGATTCCCGCCCGCGACCGGAATCGACCAGGGAGCGGCAAATGTCCCTCCCCGGCGCCGCGTCGGGCTGTGCCGTACTCCTCCTAGCCCTGTACGGCGAGAACCAGCGGAAACACCCCCTCCGCGCCCGCCCGGCGCAGCAGCCGGGCAGCCATGGCCAGCGTCCAGCCGGTATCGGCGAAGTCGTCCACCAACAGCACCGGGCCGCCCGCCGACGCCAGAGCCTGCGCCAGCTCCGGCGGTACGCTCAGCGAGCCGTGCAGAGCCCGCAGCCGCTGGGCGCTGTTGCTACGCGGAATCCTGCCGTCGAATCCGTCGTCCGCCGAGGTCACCGCGCCCAGGAACGGCATGCGGCCGACCGCGGCGATCCGCTCGGCCAGTGACCGGATCAGCTGCGGGCGGCTGCGCGAGGAGAGCGCGACGACGCCCACCGGGCGGGCCGGTGCATCAGCCGCACCCGAGGCCCAACCACCCGGCCCCTTGGCCCAGTCGGCGAGCACCGTGACCACGGCGGCCGCCACATCGTCCGGAACCGGACCGTCCGGAGCCTGCGGTGCGAGCATCGGCCGCAGGCGGTTGCCCCACCCGATGTCGGAGAGCCGCCCCAGGGCCCGGCCGGTCGCGGCCAGCTCACCTGCCGGGATACGCCCCTTGAGGTCGACGCCGACGGCCGGCAACCCCGTGGGCCACATGCGCCGCGGCTCCACTTCCACGCCGGGCCGTCCCAGCTCGCCGCGCGCCGCATCCAGCGATGCGGCGGACACCTCGGTGGTGAACCGCCCCCCGGCGCAGTTGTCGCAGCGCCCGCACACGACGGCCGCCTCGTCGTCCAACTGCCGCCGCAGGAACTCCATCCGGCAGCCCGTTGTGGTGGCGTACTCCCGCATCGCCTGCTGTTCGGCCTCGCGCTGACGCGACACCCACGCATAGCGCTCGGCGTCGTACGACCACGGACGGCCGGTGGACGTCCAGCCACCCTTGACGCGTTGCACGGCGCCGTCCACGTCGAGGACCTTGAGCATGATCTCAAGGCGCGAGCGGCGCAGTTCGACCTGCGGCTCCAGGGCCGGCAGGGACACCGGCCTGCCGGCTGCCGCAAGGACGTCCAGGGTCCGCCGCACCTGCTCCTCGGGCGGGAACGCCAGTGACGCGAAGTACTTCCAGATCGCCTCGTCCTCCCGCCCGGGGAGCAGCAGGACCTCGGCGTGCTTGACCCCACGGCCGGCCCGGCCCACCTGCTGGTAGTACGCGATGGGGGACGACGGCGAGCCCAGATGCACCACGAAACCCAGGTCGGGCTTGTCGAAGCCCATGCCCAGCGCCGAGGTCGCCACCAGCGCCTTGACGCGGTTGGCGAGCAGATCGTCCTCGGCCTGCTGACGGTCGGCGTTCTCCGTCTTGCCGGTGTACGAGGAGACCGTGTGCCCCCGCTGGCGCAGGAAGGCCGTGACCTCCTCGGCGGCGGCCACGGTGAGCGTATAGATGATCCCCGAGCCCGGCAGCTCGTGCAGATGGTCCGCAAGCCAGGCGAGGCGGTGCGCGGCGTCCGGCAGCGGGAGGACGCCCAGGCTCAGGCTCTCCCGGTCCAGCGGCCCGCGCAGCACCAGCGCCTCGGTGGAGCCCTCGCCCGTCCCGAGCTGCTCGGCGACATCGGCGGTCACCCGCGCGTTGGCCGTGGCGGTGGTGGCGAGCACGGGCACACCGGGCGGAAGATCGGCGAGCATCGTGCGCAGCCGCCGGTAGTCCGGACGGAAGTCATGGCCCCAGTCGGAGATGCAGTGCGCTTCGTCGACCACCAGCAGACCGGTCGCCGCCGCGAGCTTGGGCAGCACCTGATCGCGGAAATCGGGGTTGTTGAGCCGCTCGGGGCTCACCAGCAGGACATCCACGTCGCCGGCCGCCACCTCGGCCTGGACCGTGTCCCATTCCTCGGTGTTGGCGGAGTTGATCGTGCGGGCGCGGATGCCGGCCCGCGCGGCAGCCTCGACCTGATTGCGCATCAGCGCGAGCAGCGGGGAGACGATCACGGTCGGGCCGCTGCCGCGCTCGCGCAGCAGCGCCGTCGCGACGAAATAGACCGCGGACTTGCCCCAGCCCGTGCGCTGCACGACCAGGGCGCGGCGGTGGTCGGCGACCAGCGCCTCGATCGCCCGCCACTGATCCTCGCGCAGCCTGGCCTCGCCGCTGGGATCCCCGACGAGTCGGGTCAGGACGGCATCGGCTGCGGCACGCAGATCTTCGTTGCTCATGCCCCCATGCAACCCGATGCCACTGACAACGCGCGAACGCCCGCCCGAAGCTGTGGATAACCTCGTCGCCCGAGAGTTATCCACAGGGGTCGCGGAGCGGCGGCCGACCGCGGGATCTTCGAGCCATGAATCCGCACAGCGAACCGAGCAAGCGCCCCGGCGACATCCCCTCCACCCCCACGACCGTCACCCCTCCCGCAGCCAACCCCCCGAACTCTCCTCGCTCTCCCCACGCACCGAAGCCGCAGGCCCCCGCCGACCCGCCCCGCTCATCCGGATCCTCCGACCCCACAGTACCCATCGACCCCCATGGCCTCTCCAGCCCGCCCGGCCCCGAGAAAACCGCCAACCCCTCCAACCCCTCCAACCGCGGCGCCTCCTCGCCCACGTCCCGCCTCACCGGCTCCGCAACCCCGTCCCGCCCCTCCCACTCCTCCACCCGTGCCGACGCGGCCGAGGCCCAGCCCGCCGAAGCCCAGGTCACCCTGCGCGGCCCGGCCGAGCTCGCCGACGCCCTGCCGTATCTCATGGGTTTCTATCCGGACGACAGCATCGTGATGGTCGCGCTGAACGGCGAGCGCGGACGCTTCGGCGGCCGGGTCAGGCTCGGCATCCCGACCGACACCGCGCAGTGGCCCGATGTCGCCGATCAGCTCGCCGAGTGTCTGATCTCCGCAGGTCAGGAGCGTGACGCCCGACCCGCGGCGATCATCGTCTACCTCTGCCAGGAGCCGGCGGCGGGCGAGAGCGGCAAGGACGTCAAGGACCGCCTCCGCCCGCTCGCCCAGCGGCTGCGCACCGCCTGCGGCACGCTCGACGTACCGGTCCTGGAAGCCCTGTGCCTCTCCAACGGCCGCTTCTGGTCCTACTGCTGCCCCGACTTCCGGTGCTGCCCGGCGGAGGGCACACCCATGGTCATGCCGGGCACGTCCGTGATGGCCGCGGCCGCCGCCTACGCGGGAATGCAGGTGCGCGGATCGCTCAAGGAGATGGAGGCCAGGCTCACGCCCCGCACCGGGCCGCGGGCTGCCGAGCAGGAGAAGGCGCTGGACGCGGCCGCCGGCGCGCTGGTTCCGCGCATGCTCCGGCGGGACGGCGCGGCAGCCGTCCGCCGGGACACCCTCGACCTGGCCGGAGCCATGATCCACCGGTTCCGCCAGGACACCCCCTCGGGCAGCAACCGGGCCAGGGACGCCTGCGACGACGCGCTGATCACCGATGCCGAGGCCGCCGATCTGATCCTCGGCCTCCAGGACCGGGTCACCCGTGACCGGGCGGCGGAGTGGATGGATGGCCCCGCTGCCGCGCCGGCCCTTCGGCTCTGGCGTGCCCTCGCCCGCCGCTGCGCCGGCGGCTTTGCCGAACACGCAGTGGCACCGCTCACCCTCGCGGGCTGGGTCTGCTGGTCCACCGAGGACGGACCCTCGGCGCGCGTCGCCCTCAGCTGCGCCTTGGCCATCGACCCCGACTACACCTTCGCCCAGCTGCTGCACCGCGCCGTCAACGAAGGGCTCGACCCGGAGCCGTTGCGCCGGTGCCTGCGCGAACAGAACCGGGAGGCGGCCGACGAACCCCAGCCGGCCGCCCCCGCGCCCGACGCCAAGGGCACCCGGCAGCCCACGAAGCGCCCTGCGCCGACCCGCCCCGGGCCGGCCGCCCGCCCGCGGGGGCCGCGCGGTGGCACGGGCCCCGGTAGCCGTACGACGGACGGGCGTGGCAGGCGCCGGGCCGGGCGCGACGGCGACCGGAGCCGGCGGTGACCGTGCCGGCGCTGCGCGGCCGGCGTGACCTGTGCGCCGGCCGCACCGTTCACCTGAGTGGAGCAACCCGCAGGGAGCCCCGACCTCACCAGGGAGCGCAGAGCGTGCCAGGCATCGTCCCCACTACTCAGCCGACCCGCCGGCTGCCCGGAGAGCGGCGCCCGGCGCCGCCCCGGGCCCCGCAACCCCAGCCCGTCCACTCCTCACTCGTCTGTGTGGCCCTCCCGGCCCTCGCCGTATCCCCGCCGTCGGGGCAGTTGACCGGCCACGGCACGGACGGCTTCTACCGAGACGGCCGAAGGGTCCTGTCCCGCTGCGAACTGCAGGTCGCGGGCGATGAACCGCTCATCGTCCAAGGGCGGTTGACCGGCGCGGACCGGGCCCGGTTCATCGGGACGATCCGCAGGGCCCAAGAGCGCGGGCCGGACCCGGAGATCCGCATGGAGCGGCTGCGATCCGCCGACGGCACCGAACAGATCACGTTCCACAGCAGTGCCGCGCGGCCCGTCCGGCTGCCGGTCGAGATCCGGCTGGGCACGGACCTCGCGGAGCTCGGATCCGTCGCCGTCGGACTCCCGGGACCCGAACTACGGGCCGCTGTCCACGGCTCCGGGCTTCGATGGTCCGGTACCGGTGTGCACGCGGTGGTGTCCGCGACGCCCTCGCCCGAGGACGTACTGGCCTCGCCCGGCCTGTTGCGTTGGGAAATCGACCTGCCGCCCGGCGGCCACCGCACCATCGAACTCCGCGCCGCACTGGAATACGGGACCGGCGGCCCGGGCAGCCCCTCGGGTCACCACCGGCATCCGGTGGGCGTCCGTATCCCCGGCCCGCGCACAGGGGCGTTCACTCCGCGGACACGCAGCGACCGGCCGCCGCGCCCCTGGACAGCGGCCCGGCTGGAGTGCGACGACCACCGAGCTGACGCCCTCATGGCGGGCAGCCTCGACGATCTCCACGGCCTGGTGATGCGGGACCCGATTGCCGCTGCGGACATGTACGTCGCCGGCGGATTCCCTTGGCGCTGCGGCCTTGCACCGGTCGAAGCGCTATGGGCCGCCCGGATGCTCCTGCCCCTGGGCACCAAGCTCGCCGCAGGCACGCTGCGCGCGCTCGCCCGTAGCCAACAAGCCGCGCCAGGGGCGGATTTCGGCCGAATTCCCGGCGCTCTCCGGGACGCCGGGCCACATTTGCCGCCGAGCTGCACCGGCATCGAGGCAACTCTTCTGTTCCCCGCCGTTCTCGCGGAGGCCCGCCGCTGGGGCCTGCCCGAACAGGAGACAGAACGGCTGCTGCCCGCCGCGGAGCGCTGCCTGACATGGCTGAGGAGGGTCACCGACCCACCGGGCAGCGGCCGCGGCGGCTATGTCCCCGATCCCGTGCCCGGCGGACCGTACCGCTGCGAAACCCAGGCCCACGCCCATCGCGCCGCCCTCCTGGGCGCCGATCTCCTCGACGCCTGCGGATCATCCGACGCGTCGGTGTTACGGGACTGGGCCGCAGGACTGCGTCTCAGGTTCCGCAGAGACTTCTGGCTGGAGGACCCTGCGGGCGGCCGCCCCGCCGCCCTGCTCACCGCCGACGGCCGGCCCGTCCCGCACCTCGGCTCCACCAGCGTCCATCTCCTCGACACCGGACTGCTCGGTGGCGGGGCCTCGGCCCCCGGACTGCTGGACGCGGCACAGACCGACCAACTAGCCGGACTGCTGGGCAGCCCGGCCATGGACTCCGGATGGGGCCTGCGCGGGCTGAGCGCCAAGGAGAGCGGCTACAACCCGTTCGGCCACCGCAGCGGCGCGGTTCGCGTCCACGAGACGGCGATCGCCGCCGCGGGTCTGGCCGCAGCCGGCCATGAGCAGGTGGCAGGTGCCCTGACGAGAGGCGTCCTCGACGCCGCGGAGAGCTTCGGGTACCGCATCCCCGAGATGTACGCGGGCGAGCAGCGCTCCACCGGCGGCGCTCCCGTACCGCACCCGGCGGCCTGCCGGCCCGCTGCCGTGGCGGCGGGCGGCGCAGTGCACATACTCGTCGCCCTCGCGGGCCTGCGCCCCGACGTCCCCGCCGGGACGGTCTCCGTGCGGCCGCTCGCCACGGCCCCGCTCGGCGCGATGCAGCTCACCGGCCTGAGCGTCGCGGAGCAGCCGTTCGCCGTACGGATCAGCAGACTCGGCATGGGGATGGTGGAGACGGCG
This Streptomyces decoyicus DNA region includes the following protein-coding sequences:
- a CDS encoding glycogen debranching N-terminal domain-containing protein, coding for MALPALAVSPPSGQLTGHGTDGFYRDGRRVLSRCELQVAGDEPLIVQGRLTGADRARFIGTIRRAQERGPDPEIRMERLRSADGTEQITFHSSAARPVRLPVEIRLGTDLAELGSVAVGLPGPELRAAVHGSGLRWSGTGVHAVVSATPSPEDVLASPGLLRWEIDLPPGGHRTIELRAALEYGTGGPGSPSGHHRHPVGVRIPGPRTGAFTPRTRSDRPPRPWTAARLECDDHRADALMAGSLDDLHGLVMRDPIAAADMYVAGGFPWRCGLAPVEALWAARMLLPLGTKLAAGTLRALARSQQAAPGADFGRIPGALRDAGPHLPPSCTGIEATLLFPAVLAEARRWGLPEQETERLLPAAERCLTWLRRVTDPPGSGRGGYVPDPVPGGPYRCETQAHAHRAALLGADLLDACGSSDASVLRDWAAGLRLRFRRDFWLEDPAGGRPAALLTADGRPVPHLGSTSVHLLDTGLLGGGASAPGLLDAAQTDQLAGLLGSPAMDSGWGLRGLSAKESGYNPFGHRSGAVRVHETAIAAAGLAAAGHEQVAGALTRGVLDAAESFGYRIPEMYAGEQRSTGGAPVPHPAACRPAAVAAGGAVHILVALAGLRPDVPAGTVSVRPLATAPLGAMQLTGLSVAEQPFAVRISRLGMGMVETAADGLQLGS